A stretch of the Thermofilum adornatum genome encodes the following:
- a CDS encoding transcriptional regulator: MNKDQLIGWVLAIASIIVIVLYGWLVFFTQWSLFLLQLTGFIAIAGVFGILAWIGYTLATTPPPKPIEEIEKEIEEELKKLEQEAQQQQQQPQQGATTS, from the coding sequence ATGAATAAAGACCAACTTATAGGTTGGGTTCTAGCAATCGCCTCCATAATAGTCATAGTCCTGTATGGATGGCTCGTCTTCTTCACACAATGGTCACTCTTTCTCCTACAGCTAACAGGATTCATAGCTATTGCCGGTGTCTTCGGCATACTTGCATGGATCGGCTATACATTAGCCACGACGCCTCCTCCGAAGCCGATAGAGGAAATTGAAAAAGAGATAGAGGAAGAACTAAAGAAGCTTGAACAAGAAGCACAGCAACAGCAACAACAGCCCCAGCAAGGCGCAACCACAAGCTAA